The Campylobacter sp. CN_NE2 genome contains a region encoding:
- a CDS encoding TM2 domain-containing protein: MHEQNEDNSLSFDNNKENSLPLDKNNQNSQIQSQRIQNPAQYSLNTAYMFYLLLGFFSAHRFYLSRPVSAVFQMLGAFGFLIWSGFIFVAFLFSSPDTIEFLNSTIPNLNFDLNNPEDKKFVSKIIKSTTVFALPNLIYLLWIISDFFRLENMVNESNAQKGVVKTSENLQNLHYEFSQNETQSKLSSAKTLLYIGCGILILMAVLRLFSIEIQTLKFTQIIGYVCCAVGIWFVSDIICSRTLMRNVIILNIIELINIVPLMMILFGNKSAIYLAFGAIFTILIVIYEMFIYKELYDCSGRKIFTQAFFVCAFFTIAHFALCIFNANLALILSGVASIANSLFIIAATKESDEFNASNNSYYLKNLSFHFSELNR; encoded by the coding sequence ATGCACGAGCAAAACGAGGACAACTCTTTGTCCTTTGATAACAATAAAGAAAATTCTTTGCCCCTTGACAAAAATAATCAAAACTCGCAAATTCAAAGCCAACGAATTCAAAATCCGGCACAATATAGCCTAAATACGGCTTATATGTTTTACTTGCTTTTGGGATTTTTTAGCGCACATAGATTTTATTTGAGTCGTCCCGTGAGTGCAGTTTTTCAAATGTTAGGCGCATTTGGTTTTTTGATTTGGAGTGGTTTTATTTTTGTGGCTTTTTTATTTTCAAGTCCCGATACAATCGAATTTTTAAATAGCACAATTCCTAATTTAAATTTTGATTTAAATAACCCCGAAGATAAAAAATTCGTAAGTAAGATTATCAAATCAACCACCGTCTTTGCCTTGCCAAATTTAATCTACTTGCTTTGGATTATTAGCGATTTTTTTCGTTTGGAAAATATGGTAAATGAATCAAATGCCCAAAAAGGCGTGGTTAAGACGAGTGAGAATTTGCAAAATTTGCACTATGAATTCAGCCAAAACGAAACGCAAAGCAAACTAAGTTCAGCTAAAACTTTGCTTTATATCGGTTGTGGAATTTTGATTTTAATGGCTGTTTTGAGGCTTTTTAGCATAGAAATTCAAACTCTTAAATTTACGCAAATCATCGGCTATGTGTGTTGTGCTGTTGGAATTTGGTTTGTAAGCGATATAATTTGCTCTCGCACACTTATGCGAAATGTTATCATTTTAAATATAATCGAACTAATAAACATAGTCCCTTTGATGATGATTTTATTTGGCAATAAAAGTGCGATATATCTAGCTTTTGGAGCGATTTTTACCATTTTAATAGTGATTTATGAAATGTTTATTTATAAAGAGCTATATGATTGCTCGGGGCGCAAAATTTTCACTCAGGCGTTTTTTGTATGTGCGTTTTTTACGATTGCCCATTTTGCGCTGTGCATTTTTAACGCGAATTTAGCTCTTATTTTATCTGGCGTTGCTAGTATCGCAAATTCGCTCTTTATCATCGCAGCGACAAAAGAAAGCGATGAATTTAACGCTTCAAACAATAGTTATTATTTAAAAAATTTAAGTTTTCACTTTTCAGAACTTAATAGATAA
- a CDS encoding DUF805 domain-containing protein — translation MMSFTQAVRVCLKEKFLTFSGRASRSEYWWFVLFMVLVGIVTSILDAVFGTEILLGVDKYGNPQILGIITTIVSLALLLPCFAVTFRRLHDRNLPGWYIFVPFILLIVASILAGIPILALILAVASIGFSIYILVMEILKGDNGRNDYGPDPLNPNSNSSIF, via the coding sequence ATGATGAGTTTTACTCAGGCAGTTAGGGTTTGCCTTAAAGAGAAATTTCTAACATTTAGCGGCAGAGCTAGTAGAAGCGAGTATTGGTGGTTTGTGCTTTTTATGGTTTTAGTTGGTATTGTAACTAGCATTTTGGACGCTGTTTTTGGCACGGAGATTTTACTTGGTGTGGATAAATACGGAAATCCACAAATACTTGGCATCATCACCACTATCGTAAGTTTAGCACTACTTCTGCCATGCTTTGCCGTGACTTTTAGAAGATTGCATGATAGAAATTTACCCGGCTGGTATATATTTGTGCCGTTTATTCTTTTGATTGTTGCTTCGATACTTGCCGGAATTCCTATTTTAGCGCTAATATTAGCTGTTGCAAGTATAGGATTTTCGATTTATATTTTGGTTATGGAAATTCTAAAAGGCGACAACGGCAGAAATGATTACGGACCAGACCCGTTAAATCCAAACTCAAATTCAAGTATATTTTAA